The region AGTTGCCGAAGCTGGCGCCGGCCCCGGGACAGAAGTTGACCACGCCGTCGGGCAGGCCGCACTCCTGGAGCACCTCGAAGAACTTGGCGGCGATGGTGGGCGAGTCCGAGGAGGGCTTCAGGATGACGGTGTTGCCGGTGACGATGGAAGCCAGAGTCATGCCCGCCATGATGGCGCTGGGGAAGTTCCACGGCGGGATGACCGCGCCCACGCCCAGCGGGATGTACCACAGGGAGTCGCGCTCGCCGGGAAGCTGGATGGGAGGCTCGGCCTTGGCCAGGCGCAGGGCCTCGCGGCTGTAGAAGTCGCAGAAGTCGATGGTCTCGCCGATGTCGGCGTCGGCCTCAGCCCAGTTCTTGCCCACCTCGAAGACCATCCAGGCGGCGAACTCGTGCTTGCGCTCGCGCAGGATCTGCCCGGCGCGGTAGACCAGCGAGGCGCGCTCCTCGACCGACACCCGCTTCCAGCGCTCGAAGGCGGCCAGTGCCGCCTGGATGGCGGGCTCGGCGTGCTCACGCCCGGCTTTCTGATGCAGGCCCACGATCTCGGAGGGCTTGGCGGGGTTGATGGACTTGATCTTGGCCTCGGTCTTCACGCGCTTGCCGCCGATCACCAGGTCGTACTCGCGGCCGAGCTGGGAACGCACCTTGGCGATGGCGTCGCGCATGCGCCGCGCGTTCTCTTCCTTCGAGAAATCGGTGGCAGGCTCGTTGCGGAAGGTGCCCTGCGGGAGCGAAACCCGGGTAGGAGCTTCGAGGGTAGCCATGATGATGATTCCTTTCTGCTGCAGTTCAGGATGAAGGATGAGGGCCG is a window of Terriglobales bacterium DNA encoding:
- a CDS encoding aldehyde dehydrogenase family protein, with product MATLEAPTRVSLPQGTFRNEPATDFSKEENARRMRDAIAKVRSQLGREYDLVIGGKRVKTEAKIKSINPAKPSEIVGLHQKAGREHAEPAIQAALAAFERWKRVSVEERASLVYRAGQILRERKHEFAAWMVFEVGKNWAEADADIGETIDFCDFYSREALRLAKAEPPIQLPGERDSLWYIPLGVGAVIPPWNFPSAIMAGMTLASIVTGNTVILKPSSDSPTIAAKFFEVLQECGLPDGVVNFCPGAGASFGNSLVEHPQLRFIAFTGSREVGLDINQRAALHQKGQIWIKRVVLEM